TAGGCGAGGAGATTTTGCGCGTCTTAGACGAGATGAACTTCCCCGTAAAGGACATACTGCCGCTTGCAAGCGCAAAGAGCGCGGGCGAGAAGGTGGAATTCCGCGGCAAAGAATACGTCGTGAGGGAGCTAACGGACAGCACCTTCGACGAAAACGAGATTGACATCGCATTTTTTAGCGCGGGTGGCTCTATTTCGGCGCATTACGTGCCATTTGCTGCGGCAAGCGGCGCAGTGGTGATAGATAACACGAGCCACTTTCGTATGCAAGAAAATGTCCCGCTCGTAGTGCCCGAGTGTAATCCTCAGGATATAAAGCTATGGGAAGAGACAGGCATCATCGCTAATCCAAACTGCTCAACTATCCAGATGGTTCAAATTCTTAAGCCGCTTGATGACGCGTTTGATATCGAGCGCGTAGATGTAAGCACCTACCAGGCGACGAGCGGTGCAGGTAAAGAGGGTATGAGCGAGCTTGTAGAGCAGTTACAGCAGTTTTTCGCTTTTAAGCTTGATGAGTGCGAGCCGAAGGTTTTCCCGCATCAGATCGCGATGAATGTCATCCCGCACATCGACGTGTTTTTGGACAACGACTACACCAAAGAAGAGATGAAGATGGTGAACGAAACGCAGAAAATTTTGCATAAAAACTTCGCCGTTTCGG
The DNA window shown above is from uncultured Campylobacter sp. and carries:
- a CDS encoding aspartate-semialdehyde dehydrogenase — translated: MSSYNIAIVGATGAVGEEILRVLDEMNFPVKDILPLASAKSAGEKVEFRGKEYVVRELTDSTFDENEIDIAFFSAGGSISAHYVPFAAASGAVVIDNTSHFRMQENVPLVVPECNPQDIKLWEETGIIANPNCSTIQMVQILKPLDDAFDIERVDVSTYQATSGAGKEGMSELVEQLQQFFAFKLDECEPKVFPHQIAMNVIPHIDVFLDNDYTKEEMKMVNETQKILHKNFAVSATCVRVPVLRSHSEAITIKFKKDFEISRVREILRNAPSIVLVDDPSKNEYPMPLLSSDTNETYVGRLRRDNFDDKILHLWCSADQIRVGAATNAVRIALRWIDMQQDK